GCGTCACGGTGAGGCGCGTGATCCCGCCGATCTCCTCCGCCGTCTCCCACGTGAGGCGCGTGTAGCCTTCGGCGATGATCTCCGGGCTCCAGTTGAAGCGCCACGTCTGGACGAGCCGCCGCGGCGGGTCCGCCTCGAGGACCTCGCCGTCCACGAGAAGCTCCGGGAGGCCCATCGCCATCATGTTGGCGTCGGCGATACCGCGGTAGGCGCCGCCGGGTCGGAGGTCGTACTCGCTGTGGCCGGGGTAGCCGTAGCGCGCGTTCCACTCGGGCTGGGTGATGGCATCCCAGACCTGCTGCGGCGTGGCCTGGATGTAGACGCGGTGGACCTGGGTGGTCGCGGCCGCCTTCGTCGGCGGGGCGGTGTCGGGGCCGGTCATGTCCGAAGCTGTCATGATCTATGTGTCCTCCAGTTCCTTCTTGAGGTCGGTGAGCGCCGTGATCCGACGCTCGGTGAACTTGTCGATCCACCGGTCGTGGATCAGCCGGATCGGCACGGGGTTCAGGTAGTGCAGCTTCTCCCGGCCGGACCGGCGCGTGACGATGAGGTTCGCC
The window above is part of the Candidatus Avedoeria danica genome. Proteins encoded here:
- a CDS encoding SRPBCC family protein codes for the protein MTGPDTAPPTKAAATTQVHRVYIQATPQQVWDAITQPEWNARYGYPGHSEYDLRPGGAYRGIADANMMAMGLPELLVDGEVLEADPPRRLVQTWRFNWSPEIIAEGYTRLTWETAEEIGGITRLTVTHELEGAPLTAEQVGGSAPMVEGGGGWAMILSGLKTLLETGKDLGIHDA